Proteins encoded in a region of the Vicia villosa cultivar HV-30 ecotype Madison, WI linkage group LG5, Vvil1.0, whole genome shotgun sequence genome:
- the LOC131604736 gene encoding uncharacterized protein LOC131604736, with product MDKGKPNSKGNPRAGSWKKPSGGDSSAPVRCFKCGELGHRIHECKSEEKKCYWCGKAGHVVTDCKGKTVTCFNCREEGHISPQCPKPKKIQASGKVFALFGSETTPED from the coding sequence atggataagggtaagccaaaTAGTAAAGGTAATCCAAGAGCTGGCAGTTGGAAGaaacctagtgggggagactctagtgctccggTCAGATGCTTTAAGTGCGGTGAACTTGGACATCGTATCCATGAATGCAAGAGTGAGGAGAAGAAATGCTACtggtgtggtaaggcgggtcatgtTGTTACTGATTGTAAAGGAAAGACTGTGACTTGCTTTAATTGCAgagaagaaggtcatattagtccacagtgtcctaagccaaagaagattCAAGCTAGTGGTAAAGTGTTCGCCTTATTTGGTTCCGAGACTACTCCCGAGGattga
- the LOC131601707 gene encoding protein ULTRAPETALA 1-like, whose protein sequence is MEKMANGLEKVSGLSMFSEEELREMSGVKLLDDYVEVTCGCTSHRYGDAVGRLRVFLNGYLQIICECTPGCQEDKLTPAAFEKHSGRETARKWKNNIWVIVNGEKVPLCKTVLLKYYNQVSKAANSSQRSQNGRVGHRDEFVRCTRCNKERRFRLRSKDECRIHHDAVADANWKCSDLPYDKITCDDEEERGSRRVYRGCGRSPTCKGCTSCVCFGCDICRFSDCSCQTCTDFTSNVRA, encoded by the exons ATGGAGAAAATGGCGAATGGGTTGGAAAAAGTGAGTGGGTTGTCAATGTTCAGCGAGGAAGAGCTCAGAGAAATGAGTGGGGTGAAGCTTCTTGACGACTATGTTGAAGTCACGTGTGGGTGTACCAGTCATAGATACGGTGATGCTGTTGGTAGGCTTAGGGTTTTTCTTAATGGCTATCTTCAAATTATTTGTGAATGCACCCCTGGTTGTCAAGAAG ACAAATTGACTCCTGCTGCATTTGAGAAACACTCTGGAAGAGAGACAGCAAGGAAATGGAAGAATAACATCTGGGTTATAGTTAATGGCGAGAAGGTTCCATTGTGTAAAACGGTGCTGCTCAAATACTATAATCAAGTATCAAAAGCTGCTAATAGCTCTCAGAGATCCCAAAATGGCCGGGTTGGTCACCGTGATGAGTTTGTTCGCTGTACTAGGTGCAACAAAGAGCGTAGATTTCGTCTGAGATCTAAAGATGAATGTCGCATTCACCATGATGCTGTGGCAGATGCAAACTGGAAATGTTCTGATCTTCCATATGACAA GATAACATGTGACGATGAAGAAGAACGGGGAAGTCGAAGAGTTTACCGAGGATGTGGTCGGTCTCCAACGTGCAAAGGTTGCACTTCTTGTGTGTGCTTTGGATGTGACATCTGCCGGTTTTCAGATTGCAGCTGTCAGACATGTACTGACTTTACTAGCAATGTAAGAGCTTGA